One window of the Rhipicephalus sanguineus isolate Rsan-2018 chromosome 2, BIME_Rsan_1.4, whole genome shotgun sequence genome contains the following:
- the LOC119382150 gene encoding uncharacterized protein LOC119382150, translated as MSGTSQADVGMREHDTPSMVIDPVELPLTSGDDDGINFKLPSLGALHERVVSSSPLTPSTFRQIVDILYNEMAKSTLYPTRLFYSKVTSLLLDKYPILRDVVGSGHDSWKVALRNKYKNLRRKLDDHGEVLGSRKKFGAERKAEDTTELLRNKTLKMVRTV; from the exons ATGTCG GGCACATCACAAGCTGACGTTGGAATGCGTGAGCACGACACACCAAGCATGGTCATTGATCCTGTGGAGCT CCCGCTCACCTCAGGCGATGATGATGGCATAAATTTTAAGCTGCCCAGCCTTGGCGCCCTGCATGAAAGAGTGGTGAGCTCTTCGCCACTAACACCTTCTACCTTCAGGCAAATCGTTGACATCCTGTACAATGAAATGGCAAAGTCAACATT GTATCCAACACGTCTGTTCTACAGCAAAGTGACATCCCTGCTCCTTGACAAGTATCCTATCCTGAGAGATGTTGTTGGAAGTGGGCAC GACTCCTGGAAAGTAGCCCTCCGCAACAAATATAAAAACCTAAGGAGGAAGCTGGATGATCATGGTGAAGTGCTGggcagtcgcaagaaatttggtGCCGAAAGGAAAGCAGAAGACACCACTGAGCTCCTAAGGAACAAGACACTTAAGATGGTAAGGACAGTGTGA